The genomic segment GGCGTCCCCCGCCAGAAAGGCCCGGCCGACCCGCCAGCGCCTGGCGAGCCGGTGGTGCAGTGTGTACACGCCGGTGTCCAGCAGTTCGTACGGGGGTGCCTCCCCGCACCAGCCGGTCAGGGTGTCCCGGATGCGGGCGATCAGGGCGTCGGGGGTGACGAGTTCACCGCGCGGTGGCAGCAGCCAGTCCAGCCGCCAGACACCGCCCGGCAGCGGCCGTGCCGTGATCTCGTCGCCGCCGGTGTGCCAGGGCGGCAGCCGGTGCAGTACGGCGCGGCCGGGCCACGGGAGTTCGGTGCGCAGCGCGGCGACGGCGTGCCGCTCCACGGCCGTGCGCCCGGGGAACCGGACGTCGAGCAGTTTGCGCACGGTGGACCTGGCACCGTCGCAGCCCACCAGGTAACTCCCGCGCCACCAGGTGGAGTCGGGTTCCCTGGTGTGTACGGTGACCCCGGAGCGGTCCTGCTCCAGTGTGTCGACGCGGCTGAGCCGCGTGACGCGTACCAGCCGTTCGGCGTCGACGGCCTGCCGCAGTCCGCGCGTCAGTGCATGCTGCGGCAGATGGAGCGTCCCGGGCAGCGGCTCGTCCTGAGCGGAACCGGCCGACGGCAGTTCCCGTATCAGCTGTTTGCGACGCATCGAACGCCAGCCCGACCAGCGGAATCCTTCGTCCCGCAGGGTGTCGTGGCCCAGCCGTTCCACCAGGTCGGCTGTGTCCTCCCGCAGGACGACCGTACGGGCCAGCCGCGTCTCGTCCTTGCCGGGGCTCTCGTCCAGGAGGACGGAGGGGACGCCCTGCGCGGCGAGGGCCAGTGACAGCGCCAGTCCGACCGGCCCGGCGCCGACGACGATCACCGGGTCCACGACACGGCTCCTCGGACCCGGGCGGTCGACAGGGGCGAGGGCGCGGGCGGTGAAGAGCGCGAAGGGCGTGACAGAGGGGACGCGACGACGGAGGCAGGGGACACGATCACAGAACGTATGCAACCCACTGCGAGTGCTTGCGTCAAGTGACAGTGGGCGCACGCGGGGGCGGCTCCGGATCGGTCCTCGCCCGCGCGTGCCCCGTCGTGCGTCCGGTGGTCCGGCCGGTATCCGTCCGTCACGGGGTCACGCCCGAGGGGTGCTCGCCGTCAGGCGAGCACCCCTCGGGGCGGTGGTTGTGGACGACCGCTGCTCCCCCGGCCTGTCGGGAGGCCGGGGGAGCGGAGGGGCGCTGCCGGAAGACCGTGGACCCGCGGACCCTCCAGACATGCCGGGAGGCGGAAGCCGCTGCCCCTCCCGGCCTTGCTGGGCACGGGCGCTCCCGGGAGGCCGCGGAGACCCCGGGGAGACCGCCGCCCCCCGTCGGCCACTGCTCGGTCACCCGTGGGGATTGTCGTCCCCCCGCGGCGGGGCCGGAGCGTTCAGCGTTTCCAGCGTGCCCGCTCCGGGCACCTGCTGTCCGGCCGCGGTCAGCGGCGCGCCCTTCCTGGCCCGCCTTCCGCGCTTCTCGATCCAGGTGGCGAGCGCCGACAGCAACAGACACATGCTGATGTAGATGGCACCGATGACGGTGATCGTCGAGACGTACGGATACTGGCCGTTGACCTGGGTGTTGGAGGCGATCAGCCGGGCCGTCTGAAGCAGTTCCGGGTACAGGATGATGAAGCCCAGCGAGGTGTCCTTGAGGGTCACGACGAGCTGGCTGATGATGGTCGGAAGCATCGCCCGGACGGCCTGCGGAATCAGTACGCCGGCCATGACCTGGGTCTTGCTCATGCCCAGGGCGTACGCCGCTTCGCTCTGTCCCCTGGGCACCGAGTTGATCCCGGCACGCAGCACCTCGGCCTGGACGCAGCCGTTGTAGACGGACAGTCCCAGTGCCAGCGCCCACATCGAGTAGTCGGTGAGGAAGCCGACCCAGACGGCGTAGATGGTGATCAACAGGGGGATCGAGCGGAACAGTTCGATGAACGTGGTGGCCGCCCAGCGGACCGGTTTGTGGTCCGACAGCCGGCCGACGGCGAGCACCACGCCGAGGATCAGTGAACCGATCGCGGCCAGGCCGAAGGCCTTGAGGGTGGCCACCAGGGCGTCCGCGATGTTCTGCCGGATGCCCGAGTAGTTGAAGATGTCCCACATCTCGGGAGCGAGATGCCCCTTGTCGGACAGTCGTACGACACTGACGGCGAGGAGCGCCAGGATGGCGAGGCTGCCGACGACCGCGTAGATCCGGTTGCGCAGGACGGCCTTGGGGCCCGGCGTGTCGTAGAGAACGCTGGCACTCATCGGGCGACCTCCATGCGGCGCTCCAGCAGCCGGAACAGGCCGCTGATGACAAAGGTGACGACCAGATAGCCGAGAGCCACCCAGATGAACACCGGCGTGATGTTGTAGCCCCGGTCGCTCATCAGCTTCTGCCAGCCGAAGAGCTCGGCGACGCTGAAGGCGCCCGCGATCGCGGAGTTCTTGGTCAGCGCGATGAAGATGCTGCTCAACGGCGGGATCACGGTCCTGGTGGCCTGGGGGAGGACGACGATCCGCAGCGTCTGCGCGAACGACATGCCGATGGAGCGCGCGGCCTCCGCCTGTCCCAGTGGGACCGTGTTGATGCCCGAGCGGACCGCCTCGCACACGAACGAGGAGGTGTAGAAGCCGAGCGCCAGCGCCCCGAGCAGGAAGGGACTCATGCCGGGGAACAGGATCTCCGGCACGACGAAGAAGAAGATGAGGAAGAGGAGGGTGAGCGGGGTGTTGCGCAGCAGCGTCACCCAGGCGGTGCCGAAGAACCGCAGAGGCGGCACGGGGGAGACCCGGAATCCGGCCAGGGCGACGCCGAGCACCAGGGCGATGACCGAGCTGACGGCGGTGATCGACACGGTTCCTATGAAGCCGTCGCGGAATTCCGGGAAATTGTCGAGCAGTACGTTCATGAGGTCTCCGCGTCGGCGGTCAGCGGCATCGGACAGGGACGTCCCGTACGCACACCGTGCCCGGCGTCATCGGCAGCGGCGGCGTACGGGACGCGTCACTCACGCGTGGGCGTCAGTGGCGAGGCGTCGGCAACGGGGTACGTCAGTACCGTTCGACGGAGGGGGGAGCCGTGTACTCCGAGCCGGACAGGCCCAGGGTCGCCTCGTAGATCTTCTTGTACGTGCCGTCCTTGACGTGCGCTTCGAGCGAGTCGTCGATCGCGTCGCGGAGCACCTTGTCGTCCTTGTTCAGACCGACACCGTACGGCTCCTCGGTGAACGGCTTGCCGACGACCATGAGCTTGCCGGAGTTCTGCGCCGCGTACCCCTTCAGGATCGAGTCGTCGGTGGTGACGGCGTCGACCTGCTTGGTCAGCAACTGCTGGACGCAGTCGGAGTACTTGGCGAGTTCGACGACCTTCGCGCCGTACTCGGGCTTCTTGATCTCCTGGAGCGGCGTGGAGCCGACGATCGAGCAGACCTTCTTGCCCTTCACCGCGTCCTTGCCGGTGATGGAGGTGTCGCCGTGGCGGACCAGCAGGTCCGCGCCCGCCTTGTAGTACGGGCCGGCGAAACCGACCTGCTTCTTCCGGTTGTCGTTGATCGTGTACGTACCGACGAAGTAGTCGACCTGACCCTTGGAGATCGCGGTCTCACGGATGCCGGAGTCGACGGTCTTCCACTCGATCTGCTTCTCGGAGAAACCGAGGTCGGCGGCGATCATCTTGGCGATCTCGATGTCGAAACCGGAGCGTTCCTTCGTCGACTGGTCCTCGAAGCCGAGATACGGCTGGTCGGCCTTGGCACCGATGACGAGCTTGCCGCGCTTCTTCGCCTCCTTGAACGTCGGCGAATCCAGGTCGACGCCCGACGCGACGGTGTACGTGGGCAGCTTGGGCGCTCCGGAGGCACCGGGCTTGGTACCGGACGGCTTGTCGCCGGCCGAGCCCTCCTTGCCACCGCAGGCCGTCGCGGTCAGAGCGAGCACAGCGATGGCCGCGAGGACGGCCGGCGTGCGGAACTTCATGTGAACATCCCTTGCGTCGGTGGTGGTTGTCGTCAGTGGTGAAGGATCTTCGACAGGAAGTCCTTGGCCCGGTCACTGCGCGGGTTGCTGAAGAACTGGTCAGGCACCGCCTCTTCGACGATCTTCCCGTCCGCCATGAAGACGACACGGTTCGCCGCCGAGCGGGCGAATCCCATCTCGTGCGTGACGACGACCATGGTCATGCCGTCGCGTGCGAGCTGCTGCATGACCTCCAGCACCTCGTTGATCATCTCCGGGTCGAGCGCGGAGGTCGGCTCGTCGAAGAGCATGACCTTCGGGTCCATCGCCAACGCCCGCGCGATGGCCACACGTTGCTGCTGACCGCCGGAGAGCTGGGAGGGGTACTTGTCGGCCTGCGTGGCCACGCCCACCCGGTCGAGCAGGGTGCGGGCCTTCTCCTCGGCGGTCTTCTTGTCCGTCCTGCGGACCTTCAGCTGACCCAGCATCACGTTCTCGAGCACCGTCTTGTGCGCGAAGAGATTGAACGACTGGAAGACCATCCCGACGTCGGCGCGCAGCCGGGCCAGTTCCTTGCCCTCCTGGGGCAGCGGTTTTCCGTCGATCGAGATCGCGCCCGAGTCGATCGTCTCCAAGCGGTTGATCGTGCGGCACAGCGTGGACTTCCCGGACCCGGAGGGCCCGATGACGACCACGACCTCGCCACGGGCGATGGTCAGGTCGATGTCCTGGAGCACATGCAGCGCGCCGAAGTGCTTGTTGACGTTGCTCAGTACGACAAGGTCGCTCGCCGCGGGTACCGCGTCCTCGGCGGCCTTGGTCACTGGAACTCCGCTCATCGGCTCTTGCTCCGTCCTCCTCGGTTGGGAAGGACCCTAGTGACGCAGTGCGACCAGCGTCATTACATCTGAGCGGAAATTGAGCATAACGATCCGGCTTCGGCCGGACACTCCGTGTGAACGGGGCGCCGGACGGTGTATTCATGGCGTACCGGGTGGGTAACGGAAACCACGCCGGTACGGAACGGGACTTGACTGGCGCACCGCTCATCGGAGTGGATGCCCTGGTGCGTCAGCCTCCGAAACACCGGCGTGCGGGCCCGTCCCCGCATGGCGGCGAGTCCCATGCCGCATGCCACGTACACCGCGCTCGAAGTGCCGAGAAGTGCGAACCGAGAAGTGCGAACCGAGAAGTGCGAACCGAGAAGTGCGAACCGTGAAGCACAATCGGGGCACCAGGAGCACCACAGGAGAGGGGGTCCGATGAGACTGCTGCTCGTCGAGGACGACGACCACGTCGCGGCGGCCCTGTCCGCCGTGCTCGCCCGGCACGGCTTCCAGGTCGTCCACGCCCGCAACGGCGAGGAGGCCCTGCGGGCCCTGCTGCCCGCGGACGAGGAGCCCTTCGGGGTCGTGCTCCTCGACCTCGGACTGCCGGACCAGGACGGCTACGAGGTGTGCGGCAAGATCCGCAAGCGCACCGCCACGCCGGTGATCATGGTGACCGCGCGGGCCGACGTCCGGTCCCGCATCCACGGCCTCAACCTCGGGGCTGACGACTATGTCGTCAAGCCGTACGACACCGGTGAACTCCTCGCCCGCATCCACGCGGTCAGCAGGCGCACGACCGCCGGCGAGGAGACCGGGCCGACCCCCGTCGCCGCGCTGCGGCTCGGCCATGTGCACATCGAGCTGCCGACCCGCCGGGTCAGCGTCGACGGCCAGGAAGTGCAGCTCACCCGCAAGGAGTTCGACCTGCTCGCGCTGCTCGCCCAGCGACCCGGCGTGGTGTTCCGCAGGGAACAGATCATCAGCGAGGTCTGGCGCACCAGTTGGGAGGGGACGGGACGCACGCTCGAAGTGCACGTGGCGTCCCTGCGCTCCAAGCTCCGGCTGCCCGCACTGATCGAGACGGTGCGTGGGGTCGGCTACCGCCTCGTCACGCCCTCCGCGTAGAGCCGTACGTCCCGGTGCGCACCCGTCTGCTTCCACTGCTCATCGTCCTGATGGCGGGTGTACTGCTCGCGCTCGGCTTCCCGCTCGCGGTCAGCGTGGCCGCCGCCGAGCAGCAGCGTGTCGTCGTCGACCGCATCGACGACACGGCACGCTTCGCCGCGCTCGCCCAGTTCGTCACGGAGGGCTCCCAGGGCAAGGACGAACGCCGGCGCACACTCCAGGCCGAGCTGGAGACGTACGACTCCGTGTACGGCATCAAGGCCGGCGTCTTCCACCGCGAAGACGACACCGCCATGGCGAAGGCCCCCGCGGGCTGGCGGCTGCCCACCGAGGGGGAGGGGCGCGAGGCGTTCAAAGAGGCGCTGCTGGGCCGCCGCAGCCACGATCCGCCGCAGGTGTGGCCCTGGCAGCGTGGCCGGGTGGTCGTCGCCTCACCCGTGGTCAGGGACGGGGACGTGCTCGCCGTCGTGGTCCTCGACTCCCCGACCGGCGAGATGCGTTCGCGTACGCTGCACGGCTGGCTCCTGATCGCGGCGGGCGAGGCGGTCGCCATGCTGATCGCGGTCGGTGCCGCGATCCGGCTCACGGGCTGGGTGCTGCTGCCGGTGGGGACGCTGGACGCCGCCGCCCACGACATCGCCAGCGGCCGGATGCGGTCCAGGGTGGCGGCCTCCGGCGGTCCCCCGGAACTGCGGCGCCTGGCCAGGTCGTTCAACGAGATGGCGGACAACGTCGAGGACGTCCTGGAGCAG from the Streptomyces sp. AM 4-1-1 genome contains:
- a CDS encoding FAD-dependent monooxygenase, translating into MDPVIVVGAGPVGLALSLALAAQGVPSVLLDESPGKDETRLARTVVLREDTADLVERLGHDTLRDEGFRWSGWRSMRRKQLIRELPSAGSAQDEPLPGTLHLPQHALTRGLRQAVDAERLVRVTRLSRVDTLEQDRSGVTVHTREPDSTWWRGSYLVGCDGARSTVRKLLDVRFPGRTAVERHAVAALRTELPWPGRAVLHRLPPWHTGGDEITARPLPGGVWRLDWLLPPRGELVTPDALIARIRDTLTGWCGEAPPYELLDTGVYTLHHRLARRWRVGRAFLAGDAAHLLGAVGTQGLDEGLRDVENLAWKLALAWHHGASEALLDSYQAERRTAVAARLRAADQSLPVLRGGGGLRTLVPGSARGHDALLADGHLGRGPLGAPPSYARSPLAPPHAEAHTPVGTPPGSLVEDVRVTAPDGTAARLRERLGRDHLLVVLVAPGTEVWDRRHWMTAGVMPRLAEAVEALPVKGEVLVTEAYPGASAHTVLLIRADGYLVDSFAGVRPAELHAAADAARGGAEPASTHSDRTADIN
- a CDS encoding glutamate ABC transporter substrate-binding protein, giving the protein MKFRTPAVLAAIAVLALTATACGGKEGSAGDKPSGTKPGASGAPKLPTYTVASGVDLDSPTFKEAKKRGKLVIGAKADQPYLGFEDQSTKERSGFDIEIAKMIAADLGFSEKQIEWKTVDSGIRETAISKGQVDYFVGTYTINDNRKKQVGFAGPYYKAGADLLVRHGDTSITGKDAVKGKKVCSIVGSTPLQEIKKPEYGAKVVELAKYSDCVQQLLTKQVDAVTTDDSILKGYAAQNSGKLMVVGKPFTEEPYGVGLNKDDKVLRDAIDDSLEAHVKDGTYKKIYEATLGLSGSEYTAPPSVERY
- a CDS encoding amino acid ABC transporter permease, with translation MNVLLDNFPEFRDGFIGTVSITAVSSVIALVLGVALAGFRVSPVPPLRFFGTAWVTLLRNTPLTLLFLIFFFVVPEILFPGMSPFLLGALALGFYTSSFVCEAVRSGINTVPLGQAEAARSIGMSFAQTLRIVVLPQATRTVIPPLSSIFIALTKNSAIAGAFSVAELFGWQKLMSDRGYNITPVFIWVALGYLVVTFVISGLFRLLERRMEVAR
- a CDS encoding response regulator transcription factor; the encoded protein is MRLLLVEDDDHVAAALSAVLARHGFQVVHARNGEEALRALLPADEEPFGVVLLDLGLPDQDGYEVCGKIRKRTATPVIMVTARADVRSRIHGLNLGADDYVVKPYDTGELLARIHAVSRRTTAGEETGPTPVAALRLGHVHIELPTRRVSVDGQEVQLTRKEFDLLALLAQRPGVVFRREQIISEVWRTSWEGTGRTLEVHVASLRSKLRLPALIETVRGVGYRLVTPSA
- a CDS encoding HAMP domain-containing sensor histidine kinase → MRTRLLPLLIVLMAGVLLALGFPLAVSVAAAEQQRVVVDRIDDTARFAALAQFVTEGSQGKDERRRTLQAELETYDSVYGIKAGVFHREDDTAMAKAPAGWRLPTEGEGREAFKEALLGRRSHDPPQVWPWQRGRVVVASPVVRDGDVLAVVVLDSPTGEMRSRTLHGWLLIAAGEAVAMLIAVGAAIRLTGWVLLPVGTLDAAAHDIASGRMRSRVAASGGPPELRRLARSFNEMADNVEDVLEQQRAFVADASHQLRNPLAALLLRIELLALELPEGNEEIASVRTEGKRLGQVLDDLLDLALAEHAEVDLRLTDIGALTAERLGSWRPVAEEKGVRLTAAGASAATAWADPVALSSALDAVIDNALKFTPEGEEVDVTVATDGPHVTVVVTDRGPGLTEQELARVGDRFWRSNRHQNVQGSGLGLSIARVLLATGGGSITYERCEPHGLRVAVSVPRDAPHT
- a CDS encoding amino acid ABC transporter permease: MSASVLYDTPGPKAVLRNRIYAVVGSLAILALLAVSVVRLSDKGHLAPEMWDIFNYSGIRQNIADALVATLKAFGLAAIGSLILGVVLAVGRLSDHKPVRWAATTFIELFRSIPLLITIYAVWVGFLTDYSMWALALGLSVYNGCVQAEVLRAGINSVPRGQSEAAYALGMSKTQVMAGVLIPQAVRAMLPTIISQLVVTLKDTSLGFIILYPELLQTARLIASNTQVNGQYPYVSTITVIGAIYISMCLLLSALATWIEKRGRRARKGAPLTAAGQQVPGAGTLETLNAPAPPRGDDNPHG
- a CDS encoding amino acid ABC transporter ATP-binding protein — its product is MSGVPVTKAAEDAVPAASDLVVLSNVNKHFGALHVLQDIDLTIARGEVVVVIGPSGSGKSTLCRTINRLETIDSGAISIDGKPLPQEGKELARLRADVGMVFQSFNLFAHKTVLENVMLGQLKVRRTDKKTAEEKARTLLDRVGVATQADKYPSQLSGGQQQRVAIARALAMDPKVMLFDEPTSALDPEMINEVLEVMQQLARDGMTMVVVTHEMGFARSAANRVVFMADGKIVEEAVPDQFFSNPRSDRAKDFLSKILHH